Proteins from a single region of Desulfobacter postgatei 2ac9:
- a CDS encoding Ppx/GppA phosphatase family protein translates to MDSMTRYAAIDIGSNAVRLLLAMVSEEAFGLQVKKISWMRMPIRLGEDAFLRGMISDERACKLTKTMGGFAKLIDAYQPVAFKACATSAMRSAQNGRQVCRRIKEQTGIDIEIINGREEARYLFQNRHKIMTSSEKAALFVDVGGGSTEITLFFDGKVQASRSFNLGTIRLLNNRARQQDWDLMKSWLKKITRGHEPVEAIGSGGNINQLFKLAKGRPGTWVSRKKIKKIRDELAAYPLEERMKRFYLKPDRADVIIPGARIYLKAMSWGRCEKIHVPMQGLADGIIRVLHNQRLQTNSLRAQTDAPATESLQIEAVP, encoded by the coding sequence ATGGATTCAATGACAAGATACGCCGCCATCGACATCGGTTCCAATGCCGTCCGACTGCTATTAGCCATGGTATCGGAAGAAGCGTTCGGACTTCAGGTAAAAAAAATCTCCTGGATGCGCATGCCCATCCGTTTAGGTGAAGACGCCTTTTTACGGGGCATGATCTCGGATGAACGGGCCTGTAAACTGACAAAAACCATGGGGGGGTTTGCAAAGCTCATTGATGCGTACCAGCCTGTGGCGTTCAAGGCCTGTGCCACTTCAGCCATGAGATCCGCCCAAAACGGCAGGCAGGTATGCCGCAGAATAAAGGAACAGACCGGGATTGACATCGAAATTATCAACGGCAGAGAGGAAGCCCGGTATCTTTTCCAGAACCGCCACAAAATAATGACTTCCTCGGAAAAGGCTGCTTTGTTTGTGGATGTAGGCGGCGGCAGTACGGAAATCACGTTGTTCTTTGACGGCAAGGTCCAGGCCAGCCGCTCCTTTAACCTGGGCACCATCCGTCTGCTTAACAACCGGGCACGGCAGCAGGACTGGGATCTTATGAAATCCTGGCTGAAAAAGATCACCCGGGGACACGAACCTGTGGAGGCCATTGGCAGCGGCGGGAACATCAACCAGCTGTTTAAGCTGGCCAAGGGCCGGCCCGGGACATGGGTGAGCCGAAAAAAAATTAAAAAAATCCGGGATGAACTGGCTGCTTATCCCCTGGAAGAACGGATGAAACGCTTTTATTTGAAACCTGACCGGGCAGACGTTATTATCCCGGGTGCACGAATCTATCTTAAAGCCATGAGTTGGGGCCGGTGTGAAAAAATCCATGTCCCCATGCAGGGCCTTGCCGACGGCATAATCCGGGTCTTACACAACCAGAGGCTGCAGACGAACTCCTTGAGAGCACAAACAGATGCACCTGCAACTGAATCGCTACAGATTGAGGCCGTCCCATAG
- a CDS encoding ribbon-helix-helix protein, CopG family codes for MVKTKKVNTSLRLEKKVLKELKILAIEKETSVQAIIEKLILEYIKKNKETSEQ; via the coding sequence ATGGTAAAAACCAAAAAGGTGAATACTTCTTTAAGGCTGGAGAAAAAAGTGCTCAAGGAGCTTAAAATCCTGGCCATTGAAAAAGAGACCAGCGTTCAGGCCATTATTGAAAAACTGATTCTTGAATACATTAAAAAGAACAAGGAAACATCTGAACAATGA
- a CDS encoding CHAD domain-containing protein yields MNLPSSQTFMLSAAVNVKKINAELKNANMTLAGTGCEPQEGIVLDTFDAAVYNSGALLIQTQSDLVRLCWSGDLITQTAPESEWQFARDLPLGPVRNLLLNQSPLRSFKPAGQVTIIRDTLRLLDDEQKTCCRVESVSLSRGKNTWSWLRTCPMRGYSDNHTLICGILKKMEKPGLPAEVLKLRISDYTSKPEIRLSENAPARQSLCTIVQTFLQVTRRNEPGLIDDLDTEFLHQWRVSLRKVRSVLTLFKGVVAIETLDQLKQDFRDIMQDTNLMRDRDVYLLSRDDYFALVRPQLHPGLEVLFELLQQDRDEAFGKVKAMLKSKAYKKQIKSIQKLFENPKDLPQGPKADAPSKVFAADLVLKRYKKVCKLAGNITDKTTDETIHELRIQCKKLRYLIESAQPLFDDNQVKSLLKNLKGLQEHLGSFNDQSVQQATLAQCLDRYPGTGPNAKALAESIGALTAMLYRKQLEERRMIIENLSRFYSPDTQGAFNALFDLKRIAANPKPETGEQDKNQVESYGDKNL; encoded by the coding sequence ATGAATCTTCCTTCCTCGCAAACGTTTATGCTGTCGGCTGCTGTCAATGTCAAAAAGATAAATGCCGAACTGAAAAATGCAAATATGACCCTGGCAGGCACTGGATGTGAGCCCCAAGAGGGGATTGTTTTGGATACCTTTGATGCCGCGGTTTATAATTCGGGTGCCCTTTTAATTCAGACTCAATCCGACCTGGTCAGACTCTGCTGGTCTGGTGATTTAATAACCCAGACAGCGCCGGAATCTGAATGGCAATTTGCCCGGGATCTTCCCCTGGGCCCTGTCAGGAATCTGCTTTTGAACCAGTCTCCTTTGCGGTCATTTAAACCGGCAGGTCAGGTGACCATCATCCGGGATACATTACGTCTTCTGGATGACGAACAAAAAACCTGCTGCCGTGTTGAATCAGTCTCGTTGAGCCGCGGAAAGAATACCTGGTCCTGGCTTCGGACCTGTCCCATGCGCGGTTACAGTGATAACCATACCTTGATCTGCGGCATTTTGAAAAAAATGGAAAAACCCGGGCTTCCGGCAGAAGTTCTTAAGCTTAGGATTTCAGATTATACATCCAAGCCGGAAATTCGTCTGTCTGAAAATGCTCCTGCCAGACAAAGCCTTTGTACTATTGTTCAGACATTTTTGCAGGTGACACGTCGCAACGAACCCGGACTGATTGATGATTTGGATACCGAGTTTCTTCACCAGTGGCGGGTCAGTCTGCGCAAGGTGCGTTCCGTACTCACCCTGTTTAAAGGTGTGGTGGCCATTGAGACCCTTGATCAGCTCAAGCAGGATTTCAGGGATATTATGCAGGATACCAATTTGATGCGGGACCGGGATGTTTACCTGTTATCCAGGGACGATTATTTTGCCCTGGTTCGGCCCCAGCTCCACCCGGGCCTTGAGGTGCTTTTTGAACTGCTGCAGCAGGATCGGGATGAGGCCTTTGGAAAGGTTAAGGCCATGCTTAAGTCCAAGGCTTACAAAAAACAGATAAAATCCATTCAAAAGTTATTTGAGAATCCCAAAGACTTGCCCCAAGGCCCCAAGGCCGATGCACCGTCCAAAGTTTTTGCCGCGGACCTTGTTTTGAAACGGTATAAAAAGGTGTGCAAGCTTGCCGGAAATATTACCGACAAGACCACGGATGAGACCATTCATGAACTGCGCATCCAGTGCAAAAAGCTGCGCTACCTGATTGAATCGGCCCAACCCTTATTTGATGACAACCAGGTAAAAAGCCTGTTGAAAAACCTTAAGGGACTGCAGGAGCATCTGGGAAGTTTTAATGACCAGTCTGTCCAGCAGGCCACCCTGGCGCAGTGTCTTGACCGATATCCGGGGACCGGACCCAATGCCAAGGCCCTGGCCGAAAGCATCGGGGCGTTGACGGCCATGCTTTACCGCAAACAGCTGGAAGAGCGCCGGATGATTATTGAAAACCTGTCCCGATTTTACAGTCCGGATACACAGGGTGCGTTTAACGCCTTATTTGATTTAAAGCGCATTGCGGCAAACCCGAAGCCTGAAACCGGTGAGCAAGACAAAAATCAGGTTGAATCATACGGAGATAAAAATTTATGA